A window of Adhaeribacter arboris genomic DNA:
TTTTTACGGGTGGCCCTAATAACGAACCAGGCGGCTCGCACAGCCACAACGGTAACCCCACGGATTTTGAGGTTTACCGCGTAACCGAACTTCGGGGGAAGTACTTTATTCACCAGCGCGTTGAATTAAATGCGTTTGTGCCTTACGTGCAGAATACGACGCAGTACAACCAGAACCGGACTACCTTAGCCGGTATCGGGGATATTAATATTTTTGCCGGCCTGCATTTACTGCGCCAGATTGAAGTAGCCGGTGTGCAGCAACGCTTAATTGTGGGTGGTGGTATAAAATTACCCACCGGTCATTATTACCGGGCCAACGGCGAAGGCATTCGGTATCCCTTGTTGTACCAAACCGGTACCGGCAGCGTCGATTATTTTGGTTACGTAAATTATATTGCCGGCTACAAAAAATTTGGGTTGAGCTTAAACTCCAGTTACAAGATTAATGGGGAAAACTATTACCACGAAAGTATTGCCAATAGCTCCGCCCACTTTGCCAATTTATTTTACCGCTACCATCTAAACGATAACTGGAACATAAACCCGTCGGTGCAGTTTTTTTATGAGTATACCAAAGGTGAAAAATTTAAAGGTGAATTAACCGGCGAACACAAAATGAACAATGCCTTACTCGGACCGGGATTCGATATTTACTACAAAAATGCCGGCATAAATCTGGCTTTTCAGTTACCCGTTTTCCAGGAAGATATTGGCCATCCGGCCAGTTCCGGCCGTTTGATGCTCGGTTTTAGTTACAATTTTAATCAGACCAAATATTTAATTAAAAGTAACTAAGGATTTATGAAGCACTGGTCTCGATATTTGATTTTAATAATACTAACAAGCCTCTATTCCTGCTCCATTTCGGAAAAAGAACAGCTCAAGAAGTTGGAAGAACAAGTTCTGACCCGGCACGATGAAGTTATGAGCCAAATGGATAAAATATATCAAAAACAGCGTAAACTTCAAACTTACCTCCAAAAAGCCGATTCAACTAAAAGCGATGGTAAGCTAGTCAGGAAACAAATAGTAGATTTAAAAATGGCCGATGAAGCCATGATGGATTGGATGCACCAATATAAAAGCCCAACTAACTTAACACCTGAAAAAGCCAACTTATATTTGCAGGACCAATTAGTAAAAATAAAACAAGTAAAAAAACAAGTGGAAGGCGCCTTAGCCAACTCGGAAAAATAGAAGCAAGTAGTGAAACAAAAACATAAATTATATTTTTTGCTTAAGCCAGTCAGTTTTTTCTTGCTGGTTAACTTACTTTTTGGCTGTTCTCAGCCGCGTAATACCAAAAACTCTTTGCCCATTTTAGGAGAAAGAGAAGCCGTTCAAAAGGTAGTTGATGGAAAAACCCTGACCGACACCATTTACCACCAAATTCCTGATTTTAGTTTTATCGACCAAGATAGCCAACAAGTAACCAGTCAAACATTGGCCGGAAAAATTTACGTGAGCGATTTCTTTTTTACCACGTGCCCCACTATTTGCCCTAAAATGAAAAGCCAGTTGTTACGGGTAAACGAAAAATTTAAAAACAACGATCAGGTGGTGCTTTTATCGCATACCATTGATCCGCAGCACGATTCCGTAGCCGTTCTCCGGGACTATGCGGAGCGCCTAGGGGTAAACAGCGCCAAATGGCATTTTGTAACCGGGGCTAAAGATAGTATTTATAGCCTGGCGGCCCAGTACATGGTTTCGGCCGCCGAAGATGAAAATGAGGCTGGCGGGTTTGTGCACAGTGGTGCCTTTATTTTAGTAGACCCTAACCGCCACGTACGGGGCATTTACGATGGCACCAATCCGGAACAGGTTGATCAATTAATGAAAGATATCCCGGTATTATTAGCAGAAAAGCCATAACATGCTAAGAAGTAAAGATCTGGGTTTTCTTGTATTTGGGCTGGCAATATTTTCTGTATTCCGTTGTTCTCCAACAATTACCGATAGCGGAAAACAATTATACGAACAGCATTGTGAAACCTGCCACATGCCGGATGGCAGCGGTTTACGTCGGCTTATTCCGCCGATTGCGCATTCCGATTATTTAGTTAAACACCGCCAGCAATTACCTTGCTTACTTAAGCACGGCATGGAAGAAACTATCACGGTAAATGGTCAAAATTACCGTCAGAAAATGCCCGGGGCCGAAAATTTAACCCCCGACCAGGTAACTAATCTGCTGAATTTTGTGCAAACAAATTTTGGTAATAAGAACGAGCGTTTTACCATACCGGAAGTAGCGGCTATGCTCGACTCTTGTGCCGCGCATGATTATTAATAGGTATACCAACTTATTACTTTATTTAAAGCCAAAGAGCGTAGCTACTAGCTACGCTCTTTGGCTTTAAAGCTAAGATTAGAAATCTTACCAGAAAATAGTATATAATGCGGCGATAATCCCGAAAATAATAACTGCTCCCACCGCAAAACCTGTCGAAGTTTTAAACATAGAAGCATCAATGGCCAAACCTTTGGGGTTATTCTTGCTTTTCGGATCAAATAAAGTAATAATCACCATTAAGGCTACCAATATCAAAAACACAATTCCCATACGATCGATAAAGGGAATTTCGGGGAATTGAAATTTTAAAAAGGTAGATAAAGGTATGGTTAAAACCGCAGCTACTAAAGCGGCGGGTGCCGTGGTACGTTTCCAGAAAAAGCCTAAGGCAAAAATAGCAAATACGCCCGGCGAAATAAAGCCGGTATACTCCTGAATATACTGGAAAGCCTGGTCAAGATTACGTAAAACCGGCGCTACGAAAAGAGCAATTATAAAAGCCGCCACCACTACTAATTTGCCAAATGTAACCAATCGTTGCTCCGAGGCATTCCGGTTAAAAAATTTCCGGTAAATATCCAGGGTAAAAATGGTAGATATACTATTGGCTTTACCCGCTAACGAAGCCACAATGGCCGCGGTTAGCGCCGCAAAAGACAAACCTTTTAAGCCGGTTGGCAGCAGATTGAGTAAAACCGGGTAAGCGTGGTCCGGAATAACGTTACCGGCCTCGTTTGCCATTTCGGTCTGAAACTGGCCATTTTTGAAAAGCACGTATGCGGCTATACCCGGTAAAACCACAATAACCGGCATCATTAATTTTAGAAAAGCGGCAAATAATAAACCACTGCGGGCTGTTTTTAAATCGGCGCCTAAAGCCCGCTGCGTAATATACTGGTTACAACCCCAATAATTCAGGTTGATAATCCACATACCCCCAATTAAAACCGATAAACCGGGTAAATCCATATACGCATCGCGGGTACCGCCTTCCCCGTTCGGAATCATTAGCTCGCCTTTTGATAGAATCATACTAAAATGATCGGCGGCTTCTTTCCGTAAAAAACCTAAACCTTCCCAGGCGCCTCCATCCCCTAAAGTAGTAGCTACCAAATCCAAAGCTAAGTAAGTAGTGGCTAAGCCACCTAGTACTAATACAAAAACCTGAATGACATCTGTATAACCAATTACTTTCATGCCGCCAAGGGTAATAAATATGGCGAATATGGCCAAACCATACATGCAGTAAAAAAAGTCGATACCCGAAACGGTTTGCACGGCCAAAGCGCCCAAATACAAAATAGAAGAAAGGTTCACGAATACATAAACCAACAACCAGAAAACGGCCATAATCGTACTTACCGCATCGTTATAACGTTGCGATAAAAACTGCGGCATGGTGTAAATTTTGTTTTTCAGGTAAATAGGAATAAAGAAAATGGCTACTACCATTAACGTAGCCGCAGCCATCCATTCGTAAGTAGATATAGCCAGACCCAAAGCAAAGGCAGAACCCGAGGTACCAATAAATTGCTCAGCCGAAATATTGGACGCAATCAGCGAAGCGCCAATAGCCCACCAGGTTAAGGATCCCTCCGCCAGAAAATAATCTTTCGAATCGGCCTGGCCGGTTTTATTTTTTCGGTAAATCCAATAGCCGTAGCCGGATACAATTATAAAGTACACCAGAAAAACGATGTAGTCAATTGATTTCATAGGATGGTGAAAGTGTGGAAGTATGAATTTGTTGCGGCTTAAAGATAATTTTAAATTAAAACTATGTCTATTTACTGACCGATATTTTTATATAAAAAACTTAAAAAATTGAAAAATTAAGTGCCTTAGTTACAAACAGCAATTATTCTAATCTGTAATTTTAAGCAAGCTAGAATTCTTTATTTAAACCATTTTGCGGGCTTTTATTAAAATTTAGTAATAAATAAACCCGGTAAGTAAAAAAGCTCACCGGGTTAACTTTAAATATTAAAATTTTACTAATTTTAGATATACTGATTTATCAGGTTTTCGAATAATTCTTGCTTACCGCTAATTTGCTTCGGTTCACCATTTTTAAGCGCTAATTCGCGCAACTCTTCCAGGGTAAGCTGGCCTTGTTCAAAACGCTGTCCATCGCCGCTATCAAACGAGGCGTACCGGTTTTGGCGCAATTTCTTATAATCCGATTTCTGCAGAATGTTATCCGCAATTGTTAAAGCGCGGGCAAAAGCATCAATGCCGCCAACGTGCGCTAAAAATAAATCTTCCAAGTCGGTGGAGTTGCGGCGCAGTTTGGCGTCGAAGTTAACGCCGCCATTACCTAGTCCACCGGCTTCCAAAATTACCAGCATGGCTTCCGTTAATTCATACAAATCTACCGGGAATTGGTCGGTATCCCAGCCGTTCTGGTAATCGCCGCGGTTCGCATCAATGCTACCCAATAAGCCGGCATCGACGGCTATTTGCAATTCGTGGGCGAAAGTATGCTGGGCCAGCGTAGCGTGATTAGTTTCCAGATTTAATTTAAAATCGTTTTGTAAATCAAACTTGTTTAAGAAGCCAATTACGGTAGCGGCATCAAAATCGTACTGGTGCTTGCTTGGTTCCATCGGTTTCGGCTCAATCAGGAAGGTACCGGTAAAACCCGCTTTGCGGCCGTAGTCGCGGGCCATGGCCAGGAAACGACCCATATGCTCGATTTCGCGCTTGGTATTGGTATTAAGCAAAGACATGTATCCTTCCCGGCCTCCCCAGAATACGTAATTTTGCCCGCCTAAAGCAATAGTAGCATCAATGGCGCCTTTTACTTGAGCCGCCGCGTAGGTTAATACGTTAAAATCGGGGTTAGTGGCCGCCCCGTTCATGTAGCGCGGGTGCGAAAACAAATTGGCGGTACCCCACAGTAAGTTAATGCCGGTTTCTTTTTGCTTTTCCTTGGCGTAATCCACCATGGTTTGCAAGTTGCGCTCTGATTCGGCAATAGATTTGCCTTCGGCGACAATATCAAAGTCGTGAAAGCAATAATAGCTCAAACCTAACTTAGAAGTAAACTCAAAAGCGGCATCCATTTTTTCTTTGGCGCAGGTAATGGCATCGGAACTCGTTGACCACGGAAATTCCCGCGTGCCCGGCCCAAATGGATCACCGCCGGTGCCCGTAAAAGAATGCCAGTAAGCTACCGAAAACTTGAAGTAATCTTTCATGGGTTTACCGGCTACCACTTTGTTTTCGTCGTAATATTTAAACGCCAAAGGGTTCGTTGATTCTTTGCCTTCGTAAGCAATTTGGGAAATATTCGGAAAGTATTCTTTCGCTCCTGTTACTACTTTAACTGCCATATTTTTTGCTTGGGTTTAGTTTTAGAATTTTACTAATTAAATATCAATTGGAATGAACTCCTTCATAAAAAAGAGTTGGGGTTTTGAATTATACGCAGGCTACTAGTTGTGGCGCCCGGCTAATCCCACAATAATTTAAATTTTAAGCGGAAAAGCGGTTTAATTGTACCTGCAATTCGGCTAACCAATCCTGGTAAATAGCTTCGTATTGTTCTTGTAATTGCGTTTCGGGTTCTACGGCCCGGGTGCGGCGTAAACCCACAAATGCCTGCGAGTAATCAGCGTAAATTCCGGCTCCAACGCCTGCCCCGCGAGCAGCTCCTTGCGAACCATCGGTATTATACAGTTCCACTACCGTATTGGTGACGGTAGCAAAGGTTTGGGCGAACAAAGGACTTAAAAACATATTTGCGTCGCCGGCTTTCACCGTGCGGGCGTTTATCTGCAGACCTTTCATAATATCAAAACCGTAGCGCAGGGCAAAGATAATTCCTTCCTGGGCCGCCCGCGCCAAATGAGCCGGCGTATGTTGATTAAAGGACAAACCGGCAATATGCGCGCCTACTTGTTGATTTTTTAGAAACCGTTCCGCCCCGTTACCAAAAGGCAAGATAAGTAAACCTTCTGCGCCGGGCGCCACGCTTTGCGCCAGATCGTTGATTTCTTCGTAGGTATAGCTGGCGTTGTTTTTTTCGGAAGTAAATACCGTTTTTCGTAGCCACGAATTTAAAATGCCCGTGCCGTTTACGCACAGCAAGGTACCCGTAGACGGTTGTTCCGGCGTATGATTGACGTGCAAAAAAGTATTTACCCGCGATTCGGGGTCGTACGTAAATTGGTTATTAACCCCGTAAATAACGCCGGAAGTACCCGCGGTGGCGGCTATTTCGCCGGGATGCAGTACATTTAAGGAAAAAGCATTATTCGGTTGGTCACCGGCCCGGTAAGCAATAGGTGTTCCCGCAGCTAAACCTAATTCTTCCGCCGCTGGTGCCGATACTTCGGCTTGTAAACCAAAACTGGGCACAATTTCCGGAATAAGTTCGGCCGGAATACCGTAATGATCGAGCAAGTCGAAAGCGGGGGCGTTTTCTTTGAAGTTCCACAAAATACCTTCCGATAAACCGGAGGCCGTGGTCTGAATCTTACCAGAAAGTTTCATGGCAATAAAATCGCCGGGCAGCATAAACTTGTGAACGCGGCGGAAAATTTCCGGTTCGTTTTCTTTTACCCATTTCAGTTTAGAAGCCGTGAAATTCCCCGGTGAATTTAAATAGCAGGATAAGCAAGTTTCCGGGCCAATAGCGCGAAAAGCTTTGTCACCCAACGAAACCGCCCGGCTATCGCACCAGATAATAGAAGGCCGCAGTACTTCCTGGTTTTCGTCGACAACTACTAAACCGTGCATTTGGTAAGCAATGCCAATCGCTTTTATGTCTGCTACTTGAATCCGGCCTTCCCGGATAACCCGGTGCGTTACCTCTCGCAGGTAATACCACCAACGTTCGGGATCTTGTTCGGCCCAGCCTTCCTGCTTTACCATCATGCCCATTTCCTGCGCCGGCGCAAAAGCCGAAAGTAAAACTACTCCGGTGGCGGCATCTATTAAAGTAGCTTTTACCGAAGAGGAGCCAATATCATATCCTAATAAATACATCGTGCTTTTATATCCGAATGAACTATTTTTTAGTAACGTGCCGCAATTGGTTCCGGAAGAGTAAACCTTGCAGCCTTTTAATAACTGGGTGAATTATTAATTTATAATGGAATAAAAAGGCTTCAAACTTATTTATAAAAATTCATTATTAATAATTCGTTTATAGCAATTATATTACAAATTAAATAAGAAGCACACTTATTGTAAAAGTTACAATATTAAAATATTATTCTTAGCAAACCAATTTAAAAGTAGTTATTTTAGCTTGTTAAAGCGATTAAGTTTTAAATTAATATCGGAAGGAGAAAGTGTTTTAATAATTTGGGGGCGTAAACATTTTCTTTTTTACCGTGTTATGGCTAATTATTACAGGATAGATTTATGGTTCAAACTAAATTTGCCGGTTCTATTTTAAATTTTAAACCCGAAGATATTATTCCCGCCGTATCCACGGACTGCATTATATTTGGTTTAGACGATGGCAAACTAAAAGTACTCCTCCTAAAACGTAACATCGAACCTTCCTTGGGCTTATGGGCCTTGCCGGGCGGCTTTGTCCTGAACTTTGAAGAACTGGAAATGTCAGCGAAGCGCACCTTGCACGATACCACCGGCATGACGAATGTTTTTATGGAGCAAGTACAAGCTTTTGGACAAGTAGACCGCTTTCCCTGGCGACGGGTAATTACCATAGCCTTCTACGCCCTCATAAAATACCGCACCGACGATCTAAGGGCCGGGCCGGACGCTAGTGATATTCATTGGTTCGATATTTCGGATTTGCCGGAATTGGTTTTTGACCATAAACACATCTTAAATGTTACCTTGCAGCACTTGCAAAGTAAGGTGCGGAGCGAACCCATTGGTTTTGAACTATTACCGCCTAAATTTACTTTAACGCAGTTGCAGGAATTATACGAAGCCGTTTTACGCACTACTTTTGATACCCGCAACTTCCGCAAAAAACTGCTCAAGATGAATTTGCTCGAACAATTAAACGAAACCCAAACGGGAGTAGCCCACCGGGCGGCCCGCTTGTACCGCTTTAATCCGGGTATTTATCAGAAATTGAAAGAAAAAGGCTTTACTTTTGAATTGTAGAATATAGGTTAGTGGCCATTTTTCGTTTATAAGGAAAATAAAACTTTCATGAAGAACCGAGCGAACCTGCTGATTCCCTTTTTCTGCTTGGTTTTTGTTTCCCCCACCGCTTTATGGGCGCAAGATGTTGAAATTCCTAGTTCGGAGTTAATTATCAAGCAGACTAAAAATCAAAAACTATTAACGAAAATAGGTCTTAATATTGGTGCTGGAACCTCCGACATGAAGCTGAACCAGTTAAATAAACGGCTGGCTGATATGAATATTGGTTGGCTTGATCCAACGCTTTCCATAGTTAATACAAGTATCTATGCCGAGATTAAGAAAGTGATAGGCATTTCTATAGATTTTGGAGTAGGTATTTCGCAGGATGGCAAGCTCAACCGGCTAAATTCGTATTTAAGTTTTACTACATTCTCTTTCGGACCAAGTATTTATGTGCCGTTATATCGCTCGAACCGGATTTTCCTGTGGGCTACCGGTGGGGTACGTTCCGTAGACATGACCTTAAAATACAATGCTATCCGGAATAATGCCGTTAATTTTAATTCGCTTTTAAGTAATCCGGGAGCCAATAGTAACAGCTTTCATGTAACTAGTGGTTTAAATCAAAATGCGCAATTTGGGGGAAGGTTTCAGTTCCGGTTAGAAAAAGGTTACCAGGAAAAATCCCCGGATTTCCGGCTGGGCCTGGATGCCGGTTATGCTTATTGCTATCGTTTTTATCCCTGGCACGAAACGGGAAGTAATGCGCCCATTGTTAATATGCCGGAGGTAAAGCCGGATAACTTTTATTTTAATTTAAATTTTTCGGGGTACTTTTAGCGAATGAAACAGTAGATCTAATTTGCATGAAAATACTCCTGGTGGAAGACGAACCCAAAGTAGCTTCTTTTATAAAAAAAGGTTTAGAAGAGCAATCTTATGATGTAGAACAAGCCTATGACGGTTTTTTTGGAAAACGGCTGGCGCTGGAAAAAGAATACGATTTAATAATTCTAGATGTTATTTTGCCCCAATTAAACGGCCTGGAAGTTTGTAAAGCAATCCGGCAGCACAACAGTTCAGTGGCAATTTTAATGTTAACCGCCTTAGG
This region includes:
- a CDS encoding c-type cytochrome yields the protein MLRSKDLGFLVFGLAIFSVFRCSPTITDSGKQLYEQHCETCHMPDGSGLRRLIPPIAHSDYLVKHRQQLPCLLKHGMEETITVNGQNYRQKMPGAENLTPDQVTNLLNFVQTNFGNKNERFTIPEVAAMLDSCAAHDY
- a CDS encoding sodium/sugar symporter is translated as MKSIDYIVFLVYFIIVSGYGYWIYRKNKTGQADSKDYFLAEGSLTWWAIGASLIASNISAEQFIGTSGSAFALGLAISTYEWMAAATLMVVAIFFIPIYLKNKIYTMPQFLSQRYNDAVSTIMAVFWLLVYVFVNLSSILYLGALAVQTVSGIDFFYCMYGLAIFAIFITLGGMKVIGYTDVIQVFVLVLGGLATTYLALDLVATTLGDGGAWEGLGFLRKEAADHFSMILSKGELMIPNGEGGTRDAYMDLPGLSVLIGGMWIINLNYWGCNQYITQRALGADLKTARSGLLFAAFLKLMMPVIVVLPGIAAYVLFKNGQFQTEMANEAGNVIPDHAYPVLLNLLPTGLKGLSFAALTAAIVASLAGKANSISTIFTLDIYRKFFNRNASEQRLVTFGKLVVVAAFIIALFVAPVLRNLDQAFQYIQEYTGFISPGVFAIFALGFFWKRTTAPAALVAAVLTIPLSTFLKFQFPEIPFIDRMGIVFLILVALMVIITLFDPKSKNNPKGLAIDASMFKTSTGFAVGAVIIFGIIAALYTIFW
- a CDS encoding SCO family protein, encoding MPILGEREAVQKVVDGKTLTDTIYHQIPDFSFIDQDSQQVTSQTLAGKIYVSDFFFTTCPTICPKMKSQLLRVNEKFKNNDQVVLLSHTIDPQHDSVAVLRDYAERLGVNSAKWHFVTGAKDSIYSLAAQYMVSAAEDENEAGGFVHSGAFILVDPNRHVRGIYDGTNPEQVDQLMKDIPVLLAEKP
- a CDS encoding xylulokinase, with translation MYLLGYDIGSSSVKATLIDAATGVVLLSAFAPAQEMGMMVKQEGWAEQDPERWWYYLREVTHRVIREGRIQVADIKAIGIAYQMHGLVVVDENQEVLRPSIIWCDSRAVSLGDKAFRAIGPETCLSCYLNSPGNFTASKLKWVKENEPEIFRRVHKFMLPGDFIAMKLSGKIQTTASGLSEGILWNFKENAPAFDLLDHYGIPAELIPEIVPSFGLQAEVSAPAAEELGLAAGTPIAYRAGDQPNNAFSLNVLHPGEIAATAGTSGVIYGVNNQFTYDPESRVNTFLHVNHTPEQPSTGTLLCVNGTGILNSWLRKTVFTSEKNNASYTYEEINDLAQSVAPGAEGLLILPFGNGAERFLKNQQVGAHIAGLSFNQHTPAHLARAAQEGIIFALRYGFDIMKGLQINARTVKAGDANMFLSPLFAQTFATVTNTVVELYNTDGSQGAARGAGVGAGIYADYSQAFVGLRRTRAVEPETQLQEQYEAIYQDWLAELQVQLNRFSA
- the xylA gene encoding xylose isomerase, encoding MAVKVVTGAKEYFPNISQIAYEGKESTNPLAFKYYDENKVVAGKPMKDYFKFSVAYWHSFTGTGGDPFGPGTREFPWSTSSDAITCAKEKMDAAFEFTSKLGLSYYCFHDFDIVAEGKSIAESERNLQTMVDYAKEKQKETGINLLWGTANLFSHPRYMNGAATNPDFNVLTYAAAQVKGAIDATIALGGQNYVFWGGREGYMSLLNTNTKREIEHMGRFLAMARDYGRKAGFTGTFLIEPKPMEPSKHQYDFDAATVIGFLNKFDLQNDFKLNLETNHATLAQHTFAHELQIAVDAGLLGSIDANRGDYQNGWDTDQFPVDLYELTEAMLVILEAGGLGNGGVNFDAKLRRNSTDLEDLFLAHVGGIDAFARALTIADNILQKSDYKKLRQNRYASFDSGDGQRFEQGQLTLEELRELALKNGEPKQISGKQELFENLINQYI
- a CDS encoding NUDIX hydrolase: MVQTKFAGSILNFKPEDIIPAVSTDCIIFGLDDGKLKVLLLKRNIEPSLGLWALPGGFVLNFEELEMSAKRTLHDTTGMTNVFMEQVQAFGQVDRFPWRRVITIAFYALIKYRTDDLRAGPDASDIHWFDISDLPELVFDHKHILNVTLQHLQSKVRSEPIGFELLPPKFTLTQLQELYEAVLRTTFDTRNFRKKLLKMNLLEQLNETQTGVAHRAARLYRFNPGIYQKLKEKGFTFEL